The Panicum hallii strain FIL2 chromosome 5, PHallii_v3.1, whole genome shotgun sequence genome contains the following window.
AAAGACTCTGCTTCCAAACAGAGATCTCCTGCGATCATGGTTAGATATAAAATCTATACGCCTAGTATTTGGGGAATAAGAGGTACTGCAAACTGTAAAGCTTCACTTCATTGCCTAGAAGCATACAAACCACATACAGATCATTACCCACATTCTGTAACCTTTACTTTTTCTGTTTGGAAAATGACTAATCCATGCAAAACTATCGATGAATAACTAGCAGTGCCGGAAGTGCAATATTTGATTATTAGCAAACCAACCTATGGCATGTTAATAAGGACTACTGTACTAGTAGCAGCCAACAATCAGGCACCCTCTTTCGCTGCACTCCACACTTCATGCGACAACTCAAGAGCAGTTTCCCTACACAATCAGATCAAAGCCTCGCTACCCCAATGCCCCACAATACTCCTCTACCTCAGTTGCACCAAATCACCTTCACATTGCCCAGATTACAGCGAAGGCGGTGCCCGCAACGACACCGCATTACTTCGCTCCAACTAGTTTCAGGGGGGGTCGAACAAGCAAAGAACACGAACCTCCCGGGGATCTAGGAGACAGGAAGCCCACAGGGAACGCCACCTGCGAGATCTGGTTACCGATccgcgcagccgccgccggcggcgcggcggcgacacGAAACCACCGGAGAAACCTTGGCGCTGCCACCGGCCCAACTCGGTTTATTTTCTCCGAGTTGGGCCGCCAGAGGATTCAAACTGGGCTTCGAAAACAAGTGAAAGGCTACACTGGGCCGTATCCGTGCTCAGCCCGGTACATCGGAGAATTGAGAGAGAAGTTCGATTCGCCTGCTCCGCTTCTCGTTCTCTCACCGGCCTCCCTTCTCCTTCGCCGCCGTCTCCCGACCCCGGCGGCGCCTCCTCCCCTCCCGTCCTCCTCGGCGTCGATTCCGTCTCGGTTAGTCTCCTCTCCTTGTCCCACACCTCCTTCATCCACTTCACTCGCGTctgctcggcctcctcctcctcctcctcaactTGCGTCGTCGAGTCGCGTGACGGTGGGAGAATCGGCGCCATCACCAGCGCGGTGGGGTTGGGGTTCCTTATCAGGGCGGACCAAATGTTGATAATTCTCTCTACTAGCCAGACATTCTCTAGGGGTTTGCCGGTTTGCCCCCTATAGCGTGTAGCTCGATTTCGTTGTTACCGAGTTTGAGTGGGGATTAGCTGTTGAAAATTTTCGGTTCGATTGGTGGATCTCTTGCTTCATCGCTGTTTGTGGCCGTATTTTTCCTCTGCAGGGTACCATGGCAAGATTAGTGTCGACCGCCCTCGTGAGGGGTCTCATGAGATCCTCCCGTGCATCAAGCGCAGCTGTAAGGCTCTTGTACCCGTTCCCTTCACTTTGACTGTTTAATGTAATCGTTTTCTGTCACTAAATGCTACCGTAATGAATTTGTTTATCAGACTTGTGATCTTGCATTGCCACTTATTTTCCTTCTAGTGTACTAGTTCATCTGGGGTTTGGGTTTGATTGCCATGACTTTCTGCGCCATTATCTCTATTCTGAGTTCCTATATTCTAGTGTGCAATTAGGGTATATGCAAAGTTTTCAGACTTCCAGTGCATTGGTTTTATTCTGAGATTCTAGTCGGGCAATTGAATAACTTTATACGCATAGTTTCAGGAACTTTAGTGCACCTACTTCATACACGTAATTAGGAAAATGTAATTCAATGTTTACAAGTTGTGCTACCTCTGTGGATATGTAAGAATTTGTGACCCATCTGTATTGTCTCATAGACTTCAAGACACACAAGCATTCTATGTTCCATCTAATGGGGGGAAAACCCTTCTTGGCAAACTACTATAGCACTTGGGCTGAGCATGTTTAGTTTTGCCTTAGACGTTTGTTGTTAGTTTTTTAGTTTGGTTATGGCCTAGTAAATATAATTCTCTGGTCACAACCTTCTAGGCTTGTGCACCTGCATTTCTGTAAAAGAATATTATCCTACACTATCCAGTGATGTAAACAATTCTTATGCTCTGTCTTATGTCATACTTGATAAGGAACCAGACAACTGCACTGTTAGAGCTCACTGCTTAGCAAGGCATATTGTGCATTTTTGCCATTTGCTGAATATGTGATCTGTATTCATACAGGATTATTACTTTGTCCAATTTAAGAAAGAGCTTAATGATGCGCATGTTGTATTTAATGGTCAATTgtttatttttaatttttcaTGTTGCACCCTTCTTTTTTTGCATGATAACGGGAAGAGCAGGCTATGTCACGACCAGCTATTCAGAAGTTTATGAACTACTCATCAGGTCTTGGTGGTGCTCCAAATGCAAATGGGGACTCGACTACAACACGAGTAGCTGCCGATCCCGATACGCATCAAGATTTTCAGCCAACAAGCAAAAGTTCAGAAATGTCTTTTGATGACATCGTCGCTCAGGTATACATTCTACTCTCTTAATGAGCTTTTAGAGCAATTTGGATTAAAGCATTTAACTTTTCACAGAACTAGGCATAATCTGAAGCTTATGGTTCCCATAATAAATAATTTGGCAGGATATTAAGGAGCACCCTGTTGTAATCTATATGAAGGGTTATCCTGATGCTCCTAGGTGTGGATTCAGTGCATTAGCAGTGAAGGTCCTTCAGCAGTATGGTAAGTTGGCTCTGAGTGCTGCTTTTTTGAAATGCAGTTGATAAACAGGGATGCTTAAATTCTTGAGGGCCTGTTTTGATGTCGTAGTTTTGAGAAACCTTGGTACCAATAAACTGTAGTCTTAGAAACTAAAGATGTTCAAAACACGGTTTAGAAAAAAGAGGTCTGGAGGACTGCAGTTTTAACAATACCATTGCTTTTAAAACTACAAGGTTTGTAGCATGCAAACACCCCCTAGCTATTCGAAATGAAAGTATTCTGCAATACCATGGTATTCTTCCAAAAGTCCAAAAATACTTTGCATCCAAACAGGCCTAAGCCAGATCTTGTCTATTGCAGGTGTTCCGATCAGTGCTAGAGATATTCTGTCAGATCTCAAGCTCAAAGAGACTGTTAAAGCATACAGGTAAGCATCTTCTTATATGATGTGCTGTACTGCTGTTTGATGTTAGTATGTGGTGACAGCCTGTGTCttgaaagggaaagagaattgGACTGGGATGGATTAGCTAACTCTTGGTTTAGCTTAAGATAATTTGTAGGAAGCGTTTTTTAGGCTTAACTTCAAGACACAAGACAAGCAATTTCAACAAATGATTTCTGAACAAATAAGCGGAAAGATGACTAGACAAATAATTTATTTAAGCTGATTATTGAAAAAAAATAGAATTTCAGAATGAGCAAAGTGGGTTGATTATTAAGTTGAcattgatgttatgttttgctCAGAATATCATCatgtaaataaataaataaagtcATTAGAGACAACAGTCTGTCCTTTATTACGACGTTATCTTCTTGTTCTAGAGGCACTTTTTTGTTCAGTTAAATTGATGTGTACTGCAATGTATGAAACTGAGAAATGGATTGCCATGTATTGTTCAACTGATTTCCATACCAGAATCAGTAATGCTTACACTTAACCAATTTCACTATGTATTTTGCTTTATGCAAGTCACTGGCCTACATTCCCACAAATATTTATCAAAGGAGAGTTCGTTGGTGGATCTGATATCATACTCAGCATGCACCAGGCAAGTGAGCTTATCAGGACTGGTTTTGAGTTACTTTAGGATGATTTGGGTAGCATTTTAACTGATAGCCTGATACTGAGTTTTACTTCACAATTTTCTTCAGAAGGGTGAACTGAAGGAACTGCTTGGCGACATTGCACAAAAAGGCGAGCAAAATGGTTCCTCATAAAACAAGTCATGGTGTTCACTGCAAAGCAAAGACTGGATGTCTTTCTCAGACAATTTTGGGTGACCTCGCAATGTCAGTGGCTTGGATATGAACTCGTGTTCTCTGTTTTGTTCTGATCCTGCCAATTATGATGGAAGACCCCTCCAGGACTCAAAACACCAGGAGTAACCGAAGTTATCATGCTTGATAAATAAATGCAACTGCACGACGCTGTTCTTTGATGCATTTTGCTGACTACCTTAgtttgagcttgatgatgcacTAGCCGCTTTaagtttcttttcttttgaacTGGATGCTCTTCGAAATGTATAATTAATCTGTGACATGCTTATACGCACTAAGGTTGCATTCTTTTCTGCCAGCTAGCTCTGCACTGATCGGCATCCAAGATGTTACAGATTTACTCATGCAGATACTGACGTGTATAAACGTAGGCATAATCATGTATACGCCGTAATGGTATGGTAGTAGTGGCAGTATGCAATGTTCGTGATAGACAGACAGAATTGTACAAAATGGTTGATTTCGGACTTCAGGCAGTCAAGGTGCAACACTGCAGGCTTTATTACGCACATAATGGACCGGTATATATGCACATAAGCAGCCCTCAAGGATATATTCTGATCACAGAAGGTTAGAAAGCAGATCTTATCTTCCGCTCTAGGAAATCGTCATCATCGTTCACGAGCAGTGCTTAAAGTAGCAGGCTATAATGGAGAAGGCCTGCCGCTAAACCCTTTTAAAGCACCGTTCACGAGGAATCAAATCCGAAAAAGGAATATTTGAAACAAACATCACTCCTGCCACAACCAAATAGACATAAACCAAAACGTAGAAAATTATAAGGGTACAGAATTCCCAAAGACACGTGCGTAAAAGAAAAGCTACAACATGGCCGTATACCCAAGCCCAAATTTGCTATAAAACCATTTAACTCCCTGGAACAAACACAGGTATTATTTGGACACCACTACCCCGAGTCTTTCTCGCGACAACTTTCCAAATCAAGATGATGAAGTGCCGAGCTCCAAATTTGCTGTGAGCCATTTGCAGACTTCTTCCATCTCCTCTGGTACCGTGTAGTGCCCAAGACTTCAAGCGGAAATAGTAATCATCATGGTTAACGAAAAATAGAAAATTGCTAACTAAGCAAGGCATAGCTGAATAGGGGAGGTGTCAAACCTATTGTACGACTTGAAGAGCACATTGGAAAATCCATTTGCCTTCAAGGCATCAGCAGATCTCTCCCCGTGCTTGTAGAGAACTACATCATCAGCTGCATAAAATGAAAACAGAACATAAATTACTAGGGTGGCAATTTCTTCTTTATGAATCATCAGAAAGAACCTTTTACTAGTAGTGGGTTCCTTGTGTACCAAGAAATCAAACTTTAATTGTTGTCAAGACATGAACCAAATATTGTGGTGGTGTGAACCCTGAATACCAAGCCCGTTTGGTTTATGTCCTTGCAAACTATTTTGGTCAATGACAAGAAAGTGACACAATTTTTCTGAGGGGCACGACTACAAGTATAAACAAGGCAGCAACTCCTTTGAAGCCCAAGCGGCTACATAAAAAATAGGCCAAGCATTTGACAGGACCATTCAATCTGCTATAGAACAACAAATTTCCTAATCTAATTAACATACCATCCTAATTTTTTTAGAAACTTGTATGATCATTCCTGCTTTGCCCTAGAGAGATCACTACTGTTAGGAGAAGTAAGACAGCTAGTTTTCTAATCGATGGTAGTTTAGGCTAGCAAGTGTCAAAATATAGTAGTTTGCTATATGATATGTAGAAAGCCACGCGCAGGTCTATTGTTAATATTGAGTGttacaagcaagatatagactCATTAGCTAGCCCCCATCTTCCCCAGTGGATAATAATATATGTTCATATTCAAAAGTCAGTTTATAATTATATATATTGCCTTCACCTTGTATCATGTATAAATCATATATTGCCTCCAGGATGAATCTTAGAACTTAGAACCCTCCCCACCAAGATGCTTATACCAAGCCAAGCACGACTAGACAGAAATTCTGGCACGTTAAGATATAGAACAGATATGCACCTTTTCCATGACACAGCAAAAGAGGTATGGAAGAAGCCTTGTGTGCTGCCTCTGGTGAGGATTCAATTCTGTTCTTCAAGGTCCTGGGATAACCACAGAAAGCATGAAGTACACCAGCAAAAAACCAGCAGCTTCCCCCAAAACATATACCACATACATATCACGGGACAAACCTGGCACATGGAAGCCAGCCACTAAGACCAACAGCCAAACTTAGGTTCACAGGGTATGGATTGCCATTTCCATATTTTCCATGAGCAAAGCAAGTTGCAGAGTACAGAGCAGTAGCAGCACCCATACTAaagccaccaacaccaagcttgacTGCAATTATCAATGGAGCAGGATGACCAATGGTACCGAGATAAATACAAAAATCCTGGTAAAATTCAGCAGTTCTTTTTTTAATCACCAATTTAACAGGTTAAATTAGCCTGTTTCTGCAAGAATATGCATGCTCTTTTACAAAAGTCCAAAAGTTTCAATAAGTGTATAGAACATATTAAGAAGGATGGTCATAATATAACAGCAAAGGCAATGTGATCAATCCCACACCTAGTATCTGTTTGATAAGATGGTTAAATTAATAAATAACCAATGTAACCCATCAACAAacaagaaaagggaaaaaaaaattGGGAGCCATACTGTCAGCGGGTTCAGTCGACAACAAATTTGCAACATGTGATGCTGAGGCATCCATCCCCTCAACATCATCAGGAGCATCCTCTGAAAGTTCAGCAACATCAAACCCTGCAAATACAGAAAGAGCATAGCAGGCCATGTGTATTTAGACATATAGTGATCCTAAAAGGATATGATAACATCCTTGCGCAAGTAGAAACATGTAAATAACACAAAACTTACATGCTGTCGATGGGAATCCTCCAAACACGGACACAGGTCTAGTAGGCGCAGTTGGGCATATCCATTTTATCTGAGTAGAGCAAAGATACAGAAAGAAAAATCATACTAGATTTAGCAAAAGAGGTACAAGGTCAATCCACCACAACTTAAACATTGCATATCGGATCTATATCCTAACTTACATTAGGAAGAGGAAGAGTTTCCAATAGTTGAGACCAGCTGCAAGCATAACATAAAATCCATCATTCATAAGTAACTTCCAATTCTAGAACGAGGAACTATCCCATTGATAGTTATTCAACCACATGATTAGAGCATTCAACACTCCAAGCACACAGGGTTATAAGACATGAAATTGATGCTTATAAAGTGCTATTGCAAACAATATAATATGGATAGTAAGACAACATTATTCAGTAGCACTATCTAGTGTCAGTTCATACCAACTGAAGAAGGTACAGAGCTTATGGCCATGGTCCATTACTTTATCAAACCTAAGCATACCAAAATTCCACAAGCATGCCATTCATAACTTGACGTTAGTTAACAGGGCGTTTCCATACCTAGCTCCATTGTCCCCGAGGCCGTGGAGCCAGACAATGGTGGCCTTGTGCGTGCCCTTTGGCCTCACCACATGCGTCCTCCCGTACTCGAATGGCCTCTTCGCACCTGCATCCAATGCATTGCATTCCATGGCACCCAATCTCATTAAAACAAACAAAGAAGCCGCATCACCAATTGAACCAAACATACCGGACGCGACGGAGCTGCTGCCGCCGAAGCTCATCCCGCGAACAATCGCCGCGCCTCCACGCCCCCTCCTCGCTACAATGCCCGCCAACGCTGCAACCCAAACAACGACGGCGACGATTACAGCAGCCGACCAACACCAGCGGAGCAGATAAAGGCGACGCGGTGCGCGCGTGCGTACGAGGGAGCAGCGGCGGGGGCTTGGGGATCGAGAAAAGGCGGATTTGGGCGGCGGAAAGCGGGGCGCCTTttgggtggcggtggtggtcgcCTCGCCTGGTGTGGTGGGTGCGGGAATCTACCGGAGACCGCAGAGCAGGAGGGCGCCACCACTGCGCCGCGCCACATGAGcgcgtggtggtggtggcaggcGGGCAGGCACGCGCCACAGATGGAACAGTAAACTGGCGGCACGGATTCGGAAAAGCCGTCGCCCggttttgggggggggggggggggggcggggggggggagggaggtTGGGAGCTTTGGATTCGCGCacctgccggcggcgaggttgtcTGGCGGCGGAGCCGAGGAGGAAGAGGTCGTCGTCGCGGGGCGCCGGCCGGCCGAGGCGAGCTCGTTCCTGGCTCTCTGTCGCTCGTCGTCCGGAACTCCGGATCCTTCTGCGCGTGGGGGTTGGTCAGTTACGTTTGTGCGGTGGGTTGTTCCGTTCCGTTCAGGGGAGTTCGGTCGGAATGGGGCCTGGACTTGACCCGGGCCCTGGCCCTCCGAAAGAACTGGGGCTACGCTTGGGCTTCGAGTTACCAATAGtttgggtgggtgggtgggtgtgTGTTTTGCGCGAATATACACACGGTTTCTTGTAAACAGCTTAAACATTCTTCAGAAATCTGTTAGCATGAATGCACGTCTTTTTTATAAAAAACATAATAATACGCAAACTTTCACCATTGTCTAAGTTTACAACCTCAAAAAGCGATTCACTCTGAAAAAATCTTCGAGACTCGGACGACAAATTGTGCATTATGACATCAATCTCAGAGTAACAAATGGTCTATGTAATTACATCCATTTTTTTACAATGCAAAGGAATCTTCTGCATCTGCACCAATATTCATATAGTCATTTTGTTTTTTTAATCAGGGTGACTTAATTTCCACCGGATGCAATCATGGACACACGAGCTCCACCGCACGGAATGATTTTCCCGTATGCTCAGCTTGGATCATTTGCCTTTTTGTTCATCGTGTGCAAGCAgtgaaaacaaaacaaaacacaATAGAATCGACTATGTAGCACTAACCCTAACATGCAGAAAACACGATAAGGCTGTTCTAGTACTAGTAGGCAGCATAGGACTGTTAGGAGTACATTCACGTTGGTACCACTAGCCCTAGACTCGGCCCATTTCCCTTTTTCGCGTATGGTCGGAGATCACCAGCTCATCGCTGACGGTGAAGCACGGATGCGAACAAAGAAGCACCACGCGGACAAAGCTGGCCACTGGCCGGGCCAAGGACAAAGGCTAGTGACGCCCGCGAGGCGCCGGGGACAGGGCCGCCAGAGGAGACTGGTGGCGTGGCATCGCCAAAGGCCAAAGCGAgggcaggggcaggggcaggggcaggTGGTGGGCTGAGCGGGCAACTGCTCGTGCTCGGGTCCTCGCAGATCGCAGTCGCACGCCGCGACGCTCAGACGGAATGCCCCGGCGATTGCTGCCACCGTTGTtggtccggccgttgcagcgGCCATGTGAATGTGGCGTGGAACACAGTCGTCGTTGCCGGGGCCGCCGTCATCCCGGATTCCCGGTCATGTCATCCATCCCGGAAGAATCATGGCTGCGTCGACTAGGCTTCGTGCTGGGAAAATTTCTGTCAGACCCTCACTCAACTTCTTTATCGgttccaaaagaaaaaaaaagacttGTATTTCCGAACTTGTGCAGAAACGGAGAGGAGAATAAGCCCTGAGCTACTGGGCTGGTTTGCTCAAGTCAGTACTGGGCTGGTTTTGGGACATGGATCTTCAGCCCGTATAAAGTGGGCCAACTTAAATGGGCTGATTTCATGGGCTAGTGGATCAATTCGAACGGGCTTATAAATTTAAAGTAAGGGGATAAGGGCCCTAGACCAAGTGATTCTGCCGTCTTTCCCACCTCCTTGGAAAAGTCCGCATTGCTCATCTGTTGGCCTCTTATCTTTTTTCATATGGTATTTACCAAGACACCATGCAATATGAAGCCATCATTTGATCTCGTCACCATGTCGTTCTTTCTACCTACCCTACATCACAACATCGGCGTACACAATGCTATCATCTCTCCATCTTGCTGCACATCAAGCTCTATGTAGACGACGACAAATTGTCTCATGTCCTCTTTTCTTCATCTTAATCATTACTAAAATCTAGAAATATTAGAGGAGAATCAAACGACCAGAGGCCTTGCACCTGCAATTCAGGCCGAGACAGCACTCAGCAGAAGCGCTTTGCAGAGCGAGCACCAGAAACAAGCGGCGCACAGAACCTCCTCCTGGCTCTGTCCTGCACGGCTGCACGGACCGGCCCCGCGCCACCCAGGTGTCCTGCCCTCATCTCCTCCCACCCCAGCAGCCTCCATTCAAATCCCCCGCACACCGAtggccaaaaaaaaaaacacggGCGGGCGATTGCGACCCGCggaacgcgccgccgccgcgaatgATTGGGAGGGGGGAGGGCACGCGTGAGCGGCGCGTACGGGGGAGCCGAACGCGATGCGTGGCGAGCGAGCGGTAGATGATGACAACCGCAAGCGGGCCGCGACAAGATCCACGATCCTAGGAGGCGGCGGTACATGATCGCCCCCCTTTCCCTGCCTGGATTTTTGTTCGCTTCCCAGCCCGCGCCTTGTCTCTACCAGCTTGGAGCTTACCGGATTCCTGCCCCAATCATGGCGGGCTTGCCCCGCGCTGCGGCGGCTGTGTCTTCACCCTTGACTGTTGCTGCAAGCGGCAGCGGCGCGAGGTGCGGCTGGGATGAAGGGGATGGGGTTGTGGGGTTACGGATTTCCGCGGAAGTTAGGGCAAAATTTGCGCCGATTGAATTGATTGTGCCCCCATCGAAGAACGCACAGTAGGATTACGGGCTTGATGCAACGCGTCGTTCCGCCAATGTACACTGCACAGTGCACACTGAGTTTTGCTGATCACACGGAGAAACTGAATGTTGTACACCCGTTGCTTATCCAGTCCATTGTGGTGTTGCCCACCATGGATTTTATAAATTTGGTTAAAACTGTAGACTAATGGTAAATACTACATTTTATTTGCTTTCGCTGCGCAGGTGCTTATGAATGATCTGATTTTTTGATTATTTTTGGAGCAGTTACCAATGATCTGATCCGTTGTAACTAAGACTGTAGTAAGTCATCTTAAAAAGGTATGTAACATTAATCCATTTTCAGAACTCTGTTCTCACtacattgccttcatgcactaGCACTATTCATCATCGCATAATCGCCTCTGTTGCTCTTGGACAATGTGATAAAAGTATTAGTTGCTCGCAATGCATTCTATTCCTGCTATCCAAGTGCTGCATTTATCTGCAAAACTGCAGGCTCCGGATTGTTAGCAAACACATGCACTGACCAAAAGGAATTGACTTACAAATTTGAGGAGGCCTTGTTCAATTTAGTTTGTAGCAAGGTCGCAAAATTCTCCTAAAAAACAAGTTAATGACATGCACAAAAACTTAAGCCAGATACTTGTGGCAGAAGATATTGGATAGATTACGTGGAAGGAAGTCCAGGTGATAAGATCCAGCATGACTGGCAGTAGACAGAGGATGGGAGCAGGGAAGGGAAATAATATTTGGGTGGTACCTGTGGATTCGAGAGCGTGCTATGTTGCTTGGAGATAGGATCATGTGCCAAAGTGGCAGGGGatgaaaaatcagaaaaaaaatattttgtgtgttgggtgggggtgggggggggggggggggatggcgGCAGGGTTATGTCCTTGTCAGTGATGTGCCTAAAGATTAAACCACTCTCAATAGCCGATGAACTAATGGTTTCTATTTGTTACCAATGAGATGCCTTTTTTAATTCTGGCACATATGCGTAGACCCTCCATGTCTTGTCCATGTGAAGTTGTGGATCATTCCAGATCATGTCTTAGTAGTTAGAGATTTTACTGTTAAGTGCTCTAGGACTTGTTTAGATGCACCCCAAATTGCAAATGTTATAAATCGGAGTACTGTagcgctttcgtttgtatttgacaaattttatctaattatggactaactaggcttaaaagattcgtcttgtgatgtacaattaaactgtgcaa
Protein-coding sequences here:
- the LOC112894374 gene encoding monothiol glutaredoxin-S4, mitochondrial-like, with the protein product MARLVSTALVRGLMRSSRASSAAAMSRPAIQKFMNYSSGLGGAPNANGDSTTTRVAADPDTHQDFQPTSKSSEMSFDDIVAQDIKEHPVVIYMKGYPDAPRCGFSALAVKVLQQYGVPISARDILSDLKLKETVKAYSHWPTFPQIFIKGEFVGGSDIILSMHQKGELKELLGDIAQKGEQNGSS
- the LOC112894373 gene encoding acyl-protein thioesterase 1 homolog 1 gives rise to the protein MSFGGSSSVASGAKRPFEYGRTHVVRPKGTHKATIVWLHGLGDNGASWSQLLETLPLPNIKWICPTAPTRPVSVFGGFPSTAWFDVAELSEDAPDDVEGMDASASHVANLLSTEPADIKLGVGGFSMGAATALYSATCFAHGKYGNGNPYPVNLSLAVGLSGWLPCARTLKNRIESSPEAAHKASSIPLLLCHGKADDVVLYKHGERSADALKANGFSNVLFKSYNSLGHYTVPEEMEEVCKWLTANLELGTSSS